The Patescibacteria group bacterium genome window below encodes:
- the dprA gene encoding DNA-processing protein DprA, with protein MNSQDDLKYWVAISKYPKIGAIRLMKLFNFFHSMKEAWAASFSDLRRAGLDENIIHDFLAQKMIINPDAEWEKLVKENISILTINDPGYPKLLKEIWNPPAILYVKGTLPADDEFNLAVVGTRKISTYGRQLTSLLTGELVQNGFNIISGLALGVDALAHQTTVRLGGKTVAVLGSGIDSESIYPTGNRFLASEIIKTGGAIISEYPLGTVALPGNFPHRNRIVSGLSLGTLVIEAAEESGALITAQCSLEQNREVFAVPGSIFNPTSVGPNKLIKLGAKAVTEVRDILETLNLVQAADFTQNKKILPSSPEEEKILSNLSAEPTHVDKLIAASGLDTAKVGAILTLMEMKGMVKNLGGMNYVLGK; from the coding sequence ATGAACTCCCAAGACGACTTAAAATACTGGGTCGCTATCTCCAAATATCCGAAAATTGGCGCAATCCGCCTCATGAAACTTTTTAATTTTTTCCATTCCATGAAAGAAGCCTGGGCGGCTTCTTTTTCTGATCTGCGAAGAGCCGGACTTGATGAAAATATTATCCATGATTTTCTGGCTCAAAAAATGATCATTAATCCTGACGCTGAATGGGAAAAGCTGGTTAAAGAAAACATCTCCATCCTAACAATAAACGATCCCGGATATCCAAAATTACTAAAAGAAATCTGGAATCCGCCCGCGATTTTATATGTTAAAGGCACTCTACCGGCTGATGATGAATTTAACTTAGCCGTTGTTGGCACAAGAAAAATTAGCACATACGGCCGACAATTAACCTCACTTTTAACCGGCGAATTAGTACAAAATGGTTTTAATATTATAAGCGGCCTGGCTTTGGGAGTTGACGCGCTTGCCCATCAAACAACCGTGCGGCTCGGCGGGAAAACCGTGGCCGTGCTCGGTTCTGGCATTGATAGTGAAAGTATTTATCCAACAGGAAATAGATTTCTGGCTTCGGAAATTATAAAAACCGGCGGAGCCATAATTTCTGAATATCCCCTGGGTACTGTTGCTCTGCCGGGAAATTTTCCCCACCGAAATCGCATCGTTTCTGGACTCTCTCTTGGCACGCTTGTAATTGAAGCGGCCGAAGAATCCGGCGCCCTAATCACTGCTCAATGCTCCTTGGAACAAAATCGCGAAGTTTTCGCCGTGCCTGGCAGTATTTTTAACCCCACTTCTGTTGGACCGAATAAATTGATAAAACTGGGTGCCAAAGCTGTAACGGAAGTCCGCGATATTTTGGAGACACTGAATTTAGTCCAAGCGGCCGATTTTACCCAAAATAAAAAAATTCTCCCCTCCTCCCCAGAAGAAGAGAAAATTTTATCAAATCTCTCGGCCGAACCGACTCACGTTGATAAGCTTATCGCCGCCTCAGGCCTTGACACAGCCAAAGTTGGTGCTATACTAACCCTTATGGAAATGAAGGGAATGGTAAAAAATTTGGGCGGAATGAACTATGTGCTCGGCAAATAA
- the der gene encoding ribosome biogenesis GTPase Der, protein MKFTVAIVGRANVGKSTLFNRLLERPKAIVSPLAGTTRDRNYGQARWRGRDFEVVDTGGLEAAEFFSGGIKKQVDIAIQKADLALFLVDLKDGLMPQDRAIAKFLKKLKKPVLLVGNKADTPKLFDEVENKEWLKLTFGKPLAVSAANGAGTGDLLDKIFKFLKKEKFDEKTPEEISAVTPIKVAIVGKPNAGKSSLLNSLLGEERVLVSEVPFTTREPQDMILLYRDQPFLLIDTVGMRKKARIDPGLEKVGVRRSIAALDRADVILFITEAQEQMTSQDKHLSELILEKNAGLIIVANKWDLVKKEGPKTMNLFVDYYHRFFPYLDWAPVVFVSAKTGEKVGKILDLVLEIKNKREKFIKSEDLKKFLKETLAKHWTIIHRRKKSGAGARPKLINLVQEGINPPKFHLVTTSKAELPEGFIKFIEKKFRERFDFTGTPIKLGVRHIKKNKE, encoded by the coding sequence ATGAAATTTACTGTTGCTATTGTTGGCCGAGCCAACGTGGGAAAATCAACCCTCTTTAATCGCCTGCTTGAACGGCCGAAAGCAATTGTCTCCCCCCTGGCCGGAACAACTCGCGATCGAAATTACGGTCAAGCTCGTTGGCGCGGCCGTGATTTTGAAGTTGTTGATACCGGCGGTCTGGAAGCTGCGGAATTTTTTTCTGGAGGCATAAAAAAACAAGTGGATATTGCCATCCAAAAAGCCGACCTGGCGCTTTTTTTGGTTGATTTAAAAGATGGCCTTATGCCTCAAGACCGCGCCATCGCGAAATTTTTAAAAAAATTAAAAAAACCTGTTCTCCTGGTTGGCAACAAAGCTGATACACCGAAACTTTTTGACGAAGTAGAAAATAAAGAATGGTTAAAACTTACTTTCGGAAAACCCCTGGCCGTTTCCGCCGCGAATGGCGCCGGAACGGGAGATCTGCTTGATAAAATTTTTAAATTTTTAAAAAAAGAAAAATTTGACGAAAAAACACCTGAAGAAATCTCCGCCGTGACACCGATTAAAGTGGCAATTGTGGGAAAACCAAACGCCGGAAAATCTTCGCTTCTAAACTCACTTTTGGGAGAAGAGAGAGTTCTCGTCAGTGAAGTTCCTTTTACCACCCGCGAACCGCAGGATATGATTTTGCTTTATCGAGATCAACCATTTCTTTTAATTGACACTGTGGGAATGAGAAAGAAGGCGCGAATTGATCCTGGCTTGGAAAAAGTTGGTGTCCGAAGAAGCATTGCCGCCCTGGATCGGGCTGATGTTATTCTTTTTATCACTGAAGCTCAAGAACAAATGACCTCGCAAGATAAACATCTCTCCGAATTGATTTTAGAAAAAAATGCCGGTCTCATCATTGTTGCCAATAAATGGGATTTGGTAAAAAAAGAAGGACCGAAAACCATGAATCTTTTTGTGGACTACTACCATCGCTTCTTCCCCTACCTCGATTGGGCGCCCGTCGTTTTTGTGTCGGCGAAGACCGGAGAAAAAGTTGGAAAAATTCTTGACCTTGTTCTTGAAATAAAAAATAAGAGAGAAAAATTTATCAAATCTGAAGATTTAAAAAAATTTCTAAAAGAAACTTTAGCCAAGCACTGGACAATTATTCATCGCCGAAAAAAATCCGGCGCGGGCGCGCGGCCAAAACTAATCAATCTTGTCCAGGAAGGGATAAACCCCCCGAAATTTCATCTCGTCACTACTTCTAAAGCAGAGCTGCCTGAAGGTTTTATAAAATTTATTGAAAAAAAATTCCGCGAACGTTTTGATTTTACCGGCACGCCAATAAAATTGGGCGTAAGACATATCAAAAAAAATAAAGAATAA
- the pth gene encoding aminoacyl-tRNA hydrolase: MKIIVGLGNPGEKYENTRHNAGFFIIENLKLENENFSGWKLNKKFNAEISEGKIGGGKIVLLKPLTFMNNSGQTVAAAAHFYKIKPDNILVIHDDIDLPLGKIRVKKDGSSGGHRGVESIITALNSENFSRLKIGVGPKERPKNFDAANFVLKKFSKSEEKTAGDITKKATEAVAMILAEGVSAAMNKFN, encoded by the coding sequence ATGAAAATTATTGTCGGCCTGGGAAATCCTGGGGAAAAATACGAGAACACGCGGCATAACGCTGGCTTCTTTATAATTGAAAATTTAAAACTAGAGAATGAAAATTTTTCCGGATGGAAATTAAATAAAAAATTCAACGCGGAAATTTCCGAAGGAAAGATTGGCGGGGGAAAAATTGTTTTGCTAAAACCCCTCACTTTTATGAATAACTCTGGACAAACCGTTGCCGCCGCCGCGCATTTTTACAAAATAAAACCGGATAATATTTTAGTAATCCACGACGACATCGATTTGCCGCTCGGGAAAATTAGAGTAAAAAAAGACGGGTCGTCTGGCGGCCACCGCGGCGTGGAATCGATTATTACGGCGCTCAATTCGGAAAATTTTTCCCGATTAAAAATCGGCGTCGGACCAAAGGAACGTCCAAAAAATTTTGACGCGGCAAATTTTGTTTTAAAAAAATTTAGCAAAAGCGAAGAAAAAACCGCCGGCGATATTACCAAAAAAGCAACCGAGGCGGTCGCTATGATTTTGGCCGAGGGAGTTAGCGCGGCGATGAATAAATTTAATTAA
- the hisS gene encoding histidine--tRNA ligase: MAKKVKIQKKAKKPRVAVKKQKKGKAVGPQKTRVFQTLRGMKDLLPGEYKYWHLVKTRAENFSNNYGYEFIETPILEETALFNRAVGGETDIVGKEMFTFTDRGGENVCLRPEATASIARAYVQHGMINLPQPVKFFYFGPMFRHERPQAGRLRSFHQFGFESLGDGNAVIDAEIIFLTYNLIQSLGLKINVQINSIGCSKCRESYKNKLVNYYRERRSSLCEECKKRLIKNPLRILDCKEAGCEPLKEGAPQIVDYLCDDCKNHFVRVLEYLDDAAVPYNLNPYLVRGLDYYTKTVFEFFSEENQATDQKLEALGGGGRYDNLVEILGGRPTPACGVALGVERLILKIKENNIEVPPLTVPDIFLAQLGEQARKKSFALIEDLRRAGFYITHGLTKEGLKKQLEIANKLGAKYALLLGQKEVLDGTIIIRDMEGGSQEIVDFVKIVQEMKKKLTNGVVK, from the coding sequence ATGGCAAAAAAAGTAAAAATTCAAAAAAAAGCAAAAAAGCCGCGAGTAGCGGTTAAAAAGCAGAAAAAAGGTAAAGCTGTTGGTCCGCAAAAAACAAGAGTTTTTCAGACGCTTCGGGGGATGAAAGATCTTTTGCCGGGAGAATATAAGTATTGGCATTTAGTTAAAACTCGGGCGGAAAATTTTTCTAATAATTACGGTTATGAATTTATTGAGACGCCGATTTTGGAAGAAACAGCTTTATTTAACCGGGCGGTTGGCGGAGAAACAGACATTGTTGGCAAGGAAATGTTTACCTTTACTGATCGCGGCGGAGAAAATGTATGTCTGCGGCCCGAAGCAACGGCTTCTATCGCGAGAGCTTATGTTCAGCATGGCATGATAAATCTTCCGCAACCGGTAAAATTCTTTTATTTTGGTCCGATGTTTCGCCATGAACGTCCGCAAGCTGGCCGGCTTCGATCGTTCCATCAGTTTGGCTTTGAATCTTTGGGTGATGGCAATGCTGTGATTGACGCGGAAATAATTTTTTTAACCTACAACTTGATCCAGTCTTTGGGATTAAAAATTAATGTTCAGATAAATAGCATTGGTTGCTCCAAGTGCCGTGAGTCTTATAAAAATAAATTAGTAAATTATTATCGCGAGCGCCGGAGCTCGCTTTGCGAAGAATGTAAAAAAAGATTAATTAAAAATCCTTTGCGCATTTTAGATTGTAAAGAAGCGGGTTGTGAGCCGTTGAAAGAAGGTGCGCCGCAAATTGTTGATTATCTTTGTGATGATTGTAAAAATCATTTTGTTCGAGTTTTGGAATATCTTGACGACGCGGCTGTTCCTTATAATTTGAACCCATATCTTGTGCGCGGCCTGGATTATTACACTAAAACCGTTTTTGAATTTTTTTCTGAAGAAAATCAGGCTACGGACCAAAAATTAGAAGCTTTGGGTGGAGGGGGGAGATATGACAACCTGGTTGAGATTTTGGGTGGTCGACCTACTCCGGCTTGCGGCGTGGCGCTCGGCGTGGAACGGTTGATTTTGAAAATAAAAGAAAACAACATTGAAGTTCCTCCACTTACCGTTCCGGATATTTTCTTGGCGCAGCTTGGTGAACAAGCGAGAAAGAAAAGTTTTGCCCTGATTGAGGATTTGCGTCGTGCCGGATTTTATATTACTCATGGCTTGACTAAAGAGGGATTAAAAAAGCAGCTTGAAATTGCCAATAAGCTTGGCGCGAAGTACGCGTTGCTTTTAGGTCAAAAAGAAGTGCTTGATGGCACAATTATCATTAGGGATATGGAGGGTGGTTCTCAAGAAATCGTGGATTTTGTTAAGATTGTTCAGGAAATGAAAAAGAAATTAACAAACGGTGTGGTCAAATAA
- a CDS encoding LCP family protein: MKINLLEKNLAPTPKKGLSIFWKSAIACAVIAPLFLVQTTFLKGNFNPFLKIGAALQTFEFSNITEWVSQIGKLIRSEDKILNGEKDGRINFLLLGMGGAGHDGAYLTDTMIVASFQPKEKKVAMISIPRDLAVPMSGYGWRKINNVNAFAEAKEKGSGGEAAMAVVSEVLDIPIHYYIRADFQGFETLIDKLGGVSVYVDRSFTDYKYPTADEKYQTLTFEEGWQTMDGDTALKFVRSRHGTNGEASDFARSRRQQKILVALKEKILSFSTLLNPIKIQSIFDAVKNSIDTNMEMWEIVRMSHLARDVDTEKIIHQVLTADQEGLLVAANIDGAYVLEPRAGNFSEIQFLVKNIFNVASEINFEDKPKPTYLEIQNGTKIAGLASRTAEMLKKFDYKISKVSNAAEQNHEKTIIYDLTEGAKNDNLNFLKEKLNAEVSLSIPSWLTNSTTPGEIALFDSSTTAANNSTDFLIILGKNVTF, encoded by the coding sequence ATGAAGATAAATCTCCTGGAAAAAAATCTAGCGCCAACTCCCAAAAAGGGTCTGTCTATTTTCTGGAAATCGGCGATTGCCTGCGCGGTTATCGCCCCGCTTTTTTTGGTTCAGACAACTTTCTTAAAAGGAAATTTCAATCCCTTTTTAAAAATTGGCGCGGCGCTGCAAACTTTTGAATTTAGCAACATTACCGAGTGGGTTAGCCAGATTGGAAAGTTAATCAGAAGCGAAGATAAAATTTTAAATGGAGAAAAAGACGGCCGAATAAATTTTTTACTGCTGGGCATGGGCGGGGCGGGACACGATGGCGCGTATCTTACCGACACAATGATTGTTGCCAGCTTCCAGCCCAAAGAAAAAAAAGTTGCCATGATTTCCATCCCCCGCGATTTAGCTGTTCCCATGTCTGGCTACGGCTGGCGGAAAATAAATAATGTTAACGCTTTTGCCGAAGCCAAAGAAAAAGGCAGCGGCGGTGAAGCTGCTATGGCGGTTGTAAGTGAAGTATTGGATATTCCTATACATTATTATATACGAGCCGATTTCCAGGGCTTTGAAACTTTAATTGATAAACTGGGTGGAGTTTCTGTATATGTTGACCGATCTTTCACTGACTACAAATATCCGACTGCCGACGAAAAATATCAAACTCTTACCTTTGAAGAAGGCTGGCAAACAATGGACGGCGATACGGCTTTAAAATTCGTCCGCTCCCGCCATGGCACGAATGGCGAAGCATCAGATTTCGCTCGAAGCAGGCGCCAGCAAAAAATTCTCGTGGCCTTAAAAGAAAAAATTCTTTCTTTCAGCACACTTTTAAATCCCATTAAAATCCAAAGTATTTTTGACGCAGTAAAAAATTCCATTGATACAAATATGGAAATGTGGGAAATTGTGCGAATGAGCCACTTGGCGCGCGACGTTGATACGGAAAAAATTATCCATCAAGTTTTAACCGCCGATCAAGAAGGACTGCTTGTGGCCGCGAACATTGACGGCGCCTATGTCCTGGAACCGCGGGCGGGAAATTTCAGTGAAATACAATTTTTAGTAAAAAATATTTTTAATGTCGCCTCTGAAATAAATTTTGAAGATAAACCCAAACCAACTTACCTTGAAATTCAAAATGGAACAAAGATAGCTGGCTTAGCTTCACGCACTGCTGAAATGCTCAAAAAATTTGATTACAAAATATCAAAAGTAAGTAACGCCGCCGAACAAAACCATGAAAAGACCATTATTTACGATCTGACCGAAGGGGCAAAAAATGACAACCTGAATTTTTTAAAAGAAAAATTAAACGCTGAGGTTTCTCTTTCTATTCCCTCATGGCTTACAAATTCAACTACTCCTGGAGAAATCGCCCTTTTTGATTCTTCTACAACGGCGGCAAATAATTCAACTGACTTTTTAATTATCCTTGGTAAAAACGTCACTTTCTAA
- the lepB gene encoding signal peptidase I — translation MPILNKNLPEQAEPPVESGNQIKKENTIKRFTEYTLEIIKVILISLAIIVPVRYFLIQPFYVKGASMEPNFFDHEYLIINEISYRFNEPERGDIVVFKYPRDPSQYFIKRILGLPNETLEIKDGKITVFNSENREGLRLEEDYLDDDVKTFGDRTISLGMDEYFIMGDNRLASFDSRSFGPIKRESIVGKVWFRGWPFNKLKVFETPEYNQ, via the coding sequence ATGCCAATATTAAATAAAAATTTACCCGAACAAGCTGAACCGCCGGTAGAATCCGGAAATCAAATTAAAAAAGAAAATACTATAAAGCGTTTTACAGAGTATACGTTGGAAATAATAAAGGTGATTTTGATTTCTCTGGCCATCATCGTGCCGGTGCGATATTTTTTAATCCAGCCGTTTTACGTCAAGGGCGCGTCCATGGAGCCGAATTTTTTCGATCATGAATATTTGATTATTAATGAAATAAGTTATCGCTTTAACGAACCGGAAAGGGGAGATATTGTGGTTTTCAAATATCCGCGGGACCCGAGCCAGTATTTTATAAAAAGAATTCTTGGTTTACCTAACGAGACGCTGGAAATAAAAGACGGAAAAATTACGGTTTTTAACAGCGAAAATCGAGAAGGATTACGCCTTGAAGAAGACTATTTAGATGATGATGTTAAAACTTTTGGTGATCGGACGATTTCTCTTGGTATGGACGAGTATTTTATAATGGGCGACAACCGTCTGGCGAGTTTTGATTCAAGAAGTTTTGGCCCGATTAAAAGAGAAAGTATTGTTGGTAAGGTGTGGTTTAGGGGTTGGCCATTCAATAAGTTAAAAGTTTTTGAAACACCCGAGTATAATCAGTAA